Proteins from one Cryptomeria japonica chromosome 4, Sugi_1.0, whole genome shotgun sequence genomic window:
- the LOC131874877 gene encoding F-box/FBD/LRR-repeat protein At1g13570-like produces the protein MARKRNSLPLNDLPDNILCLILGKIPLKEAVRCSVVSKKWRFFWTFRKNLKFAGDLFSSSSSVSQIENRIDRILKLHSGQLEVLEVNNARLCCTSQKISDWIHQVACKGLQEIKMEGKVLEISEIVPTAIFLCQSLRSVTLRNFVLTNLPDGFGGFTELKALNLYKVQLNDKIIELMLQLCPGLEVLNLHICNGFERLKICSQNLVALSISSEIKAITANCPRLLSLITLLGDNETLNILLGRMEIKLDLPVCLSLCTNTPLEPFAGLRTLRRITSLRGIVWSSLKILTEFPDLEEMCINKCHYWSGDFSGHDDEVLIQLENLKRVHLNITNFNDPVPLLTCLFRIAPALKTLLVARKKGFDGPNAMRYINLVMNLQKPSTETKIFLSRNTADEERCIDCNLVFKSF, from the exons ATGGCTCGGAAGAGAAATTCACTACCCTTAAACGATCTGCCAGATAACATACTGTGTTTGATTCTCGGTAAAATCCCTTTGAAAGAAGCAGTGCGGTGTTCTGTTGTCTCCAAAAAGTGGAGATTCTTTTGGACATTCAGAAAAAACCTAAAATTTGCAGGAGATTTGTTCTCTTCGTCAAGTAGTGTCAgtcaaattgaaaatagaatagaCCGTATTCTCAAGCTTCATTCTGGTCAGCTTGAAGTTTTAGAGGTCAACAATGCTCGATTGTGTTGTACAAGTCAGAAGATTTCGGATTGGATTCACCAAGTTGCTTGTAAAGGTTTACAGGAGATTAAGATGGAAGGGAAGGTTTTAGAAATTTCTGAAATTGTTCCCACAGCCATTTTTTTATGTCAAAGCCTCAGATCTGTGACTCTGAGGAATTTCGTCCTGACAAACCTGCCTGATGGGTTTGGTGGCTTCACTGAGCTGAAAGCATTGAATCTTTATAAAGTTCAACTGAATGACAAGATCATTGAGCTCATGCTGCAATTGTGTCCAGGTTTGGAAGTTTTAAATCTTCATATTTGCAATGGATTTGAGAGATTGAAGATATGTTCCCAGAATCTCGTTGCTCTCTCTATTTCCTCTGAAATCAAAGCAATAACAGCAAACTGCCCGCGATTATTGAGCCTTATTACATTGCTTGGTGACAATGAGACCCTTAATATATTGCTTGGTAGGATGGAAATAAAATTGGATTTGCCAGTATGTTTAAGCCTATGTACAAATACACCACTTGAACCATTTGCAGGTTTAAGAACACTGAGAAGAATCACCTCTTTGAGAGGGATTGTCTGGTCCAGTCTAAAGATTCTAACAGAATTTCCAGATTTGGAAGAAATGTGTATAAACAAATGTCACTACTGGAGC GGAGACTTCAGTGGGCATGATGATGAGGTACTTATACAGCTGGAGAATCTAAAGAGGGTTCATCTGAACATAACCAACTTTAATGACCCCGTGCCTCTACTTACCTGTCTTTTTCGAATAGCTCCTGCTCTGAAAACTTTATTAGTTGCCCGAAAGAAAGGATTCGATGGTCCTAATGCTATGCGATATATCAACCTGGTGATGAATCTACAGAAACCATCAACAGAAACCAAAATTTTCTTATCACGGAATACCGCGGATGAAGAGCGATGCATCGACTGCAATCTTGTGTTTAAAAGtttctga
- the LOC131056815 gene encoding uncharacterized protein LOC131056815, with protein sequence MLLELPLVESSRVFVTLNVSREVFKPVITNEENDDERHLKHFIEGYMDRPYVMESVTLIDAARSWTYNSKRKRDNKWEARTIAAIVRVFPRFTTVPTRQSKKWVDFCWSELLLYKPFHNIQRDIGLDDNIVISNWESLNYNPWHLERRIITNETKDHNDFEDDDDLPNNQNTIEHEWEIISRLHRGQIMDVTEIDMLGRRDIDKQNPWSAEYQGDDYTNIAINFINTMKENGLLIPDDMMSSISYGTLGAKQKKELDIIMSHYNQVDNAMPLYMIIQGIPGTGKSYLIHEIRQTLNDASGSQCSPLLLLAPTGVAAFNIGASTIHSTLRIPIVDFAELEGTRLTSLQEEIQHIKYILIDEMSFIGQNLLQNIDSRLRQAFPEKSNMSFGGRSIILVGDLGQLPPVSDKPPYDSNVHAKLLWQEFKTVVTLDKVFRQDGETKDQQRFRQLLTNIRDAHPSIDDWKLLMTRTDASLHPTIKEEFDNNIHLFATNDNVHNHNRKKLYALRRPIARSIASKEGSTNPAGGQNDELDVELLISKDARVMLTSNLWIEAGLVNGALGYIRNIIYKPGCAPPDPPTYVMVEFDNYFGLPFEDASPNLIPISPIQRGRTRQLPLRLAWALTIHKSQGLTLSKATIDIGPRERSGLTFVAISRVKALDGIRISPPFSYDHYEKMKTGKQLTKRKAEEERLKYLET encoded by the coding sequence ATGTTACTAGAGTTACCATTGGTAGAAAGTAGTAGAGTTTTTGTTACTTTAAATGTTTCAAGAGAGGTGTTCAAGCCAGTAAtaacaaatgaagaaaatgatgatgaaCGTCACCTAAAACATTTCATTGAAGGATACATGGATAGACCATATGTAATGGAAAGTGTCACACTTATAGATGCAGCTAGATCATGGACTTATAATTCCAAGAGAAAAAGAGATAACAAATGGGAAGCAAGGACTATAGCAGCTATTGTGAGGGTGTTTCCAAGATTTACCACCGTACCTACACGCCAATCAAAAAAATGGGTTGATTTTTGTTGGTCAGAGTTATTGTTGTACAAGCCATTTCATAATATCCAAAGAGATATTGGACTTGATGATAACATAGTTATATCAAATTGGGAGTCACTCAACTATAATCCATGGCATTTGGAACGAAGGATTATAACAAATGAAACTAAAGATCATAATgattttgaagatgatgatgatttaccaaataatcaaaatacaatcgAACATGAGTGGGAGATCATATCAAGACTACATCGTGGACAAATTATGGATGTAACagaaatagatatgttgggaagaAGAGATATTGATAAACAAAATCCATGGAGTGCAGAATATCAAGGAGATGATTACACAAATATAGCAATAAATTTTATCAACACTATGAAAGAGAATGGCTTATTAATACCTGATGATATGATGTCAAGTATATCATATGGAACTTTAGGTGCTAAGCAAAAAAAAGAACTTGATATTATTATGTCACATTATAATCAAGTTGACAATGCCATGCCACTATACATGATAATTCAAGGAATACCTGGAACAGGTAAATCATATCTGATTCATGAAATTCGTCAAACTCTTAATGATGCATCAGGATCACAATGTTCTCCCTTATTATTACTAGCACCAACTGGAGTTGCAGCATTTAACATTGGTGCATCAACAATTCATTCAACTCTACGAATACCTATTGTAGATTTTGCTGAATTAGAAGGCACAAGACTCACAAGTCTCCAAGAAGAAATTcaacatattaaatatatattgatTGACGAAATGAGTTTTATTGGACAAAATTTGTTACAAAATATTGATTCAAGACTACGTCAAGCttttcctgaaaaatcaaacatgAGTTTTGGTGGAAGATCAATCATTTTGGTAGGAGATTTGGGACAACTACCTCCTGTTAGTGACAAACCACCTTATGATAGTAATGTGCATGCAAAATTATTATGGCAAGAGTTTAAGACAGTTGTTACTTTGGATAAGGTGTTTAGACAAGATGGAGAAACTAAAGACCAACAAAGGTTTCGCCAATTACTCACAAATATTAGAGATGCACATCCAAGTATAGATGATTGGAAATTATTGATGACAAGAACAGATGCTTCATTACATCCAACAATTAAGGAGGAGTTTGATAATAATATTCATCTATTTGCAACAAATGACAATGTGCATAACCATAATAGAAAAAAGTTATATGCATTAAGAAGACCAATAGCCCGAAGCATTGCAAGTAAAGAAGGTAGTACTAATCCAGCAGGAGGTCAAAATGATGAGTTAGATGTTGAATTATTAATTTCTAAGGATGCAAGGGTCATGTTAACATCTAATTTATGGATAGAAGCAGGTCTTGTGAATGGAGCTTTAGGATACATCCGAAATATCATATACAAACCTGGATGTGCCCCACCAGATCCACCAACATATGTTAtggttgaatttgacaattattttggACTTCCTTTTGAAGATGCATCTCCTAATTTGATTCCTATTTCACCAATACAAAGGGGCCGTACACGTCAATTGCCACTACGATTGGCTTGGGCACTAACAATCCATAAATCACAAGGATTGACTCTTTCAAAGGCAACAATTGACATAGGACCAAGAGAAAGGTCAGGATTAACATTTGTTGCTATATCACGTGTTAAGGCCTTGGATGGAATTAGAATCTCACCACCATTTTCATATGATCATTATGAAAAAATGAAGACAGGAAAGCAACTCACCAAAAGGAAAGCAGAGGAAGAAAGACTCAAATATTTGGAAACATAA